The Paenibacillus sp. FSL H7-0357 nucleotide sequence CGTGCCACATAAAAGAGTGCAAGCTGTGCCAACCGGTGAGCCTTCGGCTTGTCCGTCAACCCGGACAGACCGGGAGCAATCGGCGCCTCCAGCAAATCCGCCGCGAGGATCAAGGCTTGCCCACCAACGCTGTCGTAATTATAACGCCGGAGCAGCCCGGTCAACACGCCGGCGTCGGGCTCTTGCAGAAGCAGCTGTTTGATATCCAACAGCCATCTCAGCCTCGACCAGCCATGCCTTGCCCCATGCGCAGCCAGAAACAGGAACAAATCCTCCCTGCCCAAGTAATGGACGTTTTGTCCGAGCTGGCTGCTTGTCCGTGCATGTTTCCAAAGCTCATCAAAATCCGGCTCCTTAGAAGGCCCGGGACTTAATCGCCAATGAACCTCAACCTTGATGTTTTTGGCGGGGTGATTGAAGGTGTTGTGATGTTCGCGCCACTTCCAGTCTCCCAATATGCTCTCGAATTCCTCTTCTTTCACGTAACCGAGAGAGACCAGCAATGCTTCCGTCTCGGTCAGCTGTTCCATCGGCACAATAAAATCGAGGTCACGCGAGGTGCGCAGCGAGATATCACCGTATAAATCCTGTGCAAGCACCGGACCCTTCAGAAACAGAGAACGGATATTCAGCCGGGCAAGCGATTCGCCGATATTCCCCATTTCACCGCTGAGCTGAAGCATTTGGACGGTATTTCTGCGGTACTCCCATTTCAAACGCTGGGTAACCAACGACGGTACAGATTCACCTTGC carries:
- a CDS encoding nucleotidyltransferase domain-containing protein, which gives rise to MTDRYTLDKRSLSKEVLLLLALLKADSIDDMAERNPERFADIDWELMIRLSLHHRVYPFLYPKLSRMQGESVPSLVTQRLKWEYRRNTVQMLQLSGEMGNIGESLARLNIRSLFLKGPVLAQDLYGDISLRTSRDLDFIVPMEQLTETEALLVSLGYVKEEEFESILGDWKWREHHNTFNHPAKNIKVEVHWRLSPGPSKEPDFDELWKHARTSSQLGQNVHYLGREDLFLFLAAHGARHGWSRLRWLLDIKQLLLQEPDAGVLTGLLRRYNYDSVGGQALILAADLLEAPIAPGLSGLTDKPKAHRLAQLALFYVARMVNLHNPPLEPEVERHYKYYQPAILTPWHQFLYAAGFLYPYAVDEKTLPLPKPLHFLYFPLRPFLWTWRKLTGKEN